A genome region from Micromonospora peucetia includes the following:
- a CDS encoding cobalamin B12-binding domain-containing protein, protein MSSRVRVVVAKPGLDGHDRGAKVVARALRDAGMEVIYTGLHQTPEQIVETAIQEDADAVGLSVLSGAHMTLFRRVLELLGERDARDIVVFGGGIIPNADLPELERLGVAKIFTPGATTQSIVEWVRQNVAQPVA, encoded by the coding sequence ATGAGCTCTCGTGTTCGGGTCGTCGTCGCCAAGCCGGGCCTGGACGGCCACGACCGTGGCGCAAAGGTCGTCGCGCGTGCCCTTCGGGACGCCGGTATGGAGGTCATCTACACCGGCCTGCACCAGACCCCGGAACAGATCGTGGAGACCGCGATCCAGGAGGACGCCGACGCGGTCGGGCTGTCCGTGCTGTCGGGGGCGCACATGACGCTGTTCCGGCGGGTGCTGGAACTGCTCGGTGAGCGCGACGCCCGCGACATCGTCGTGTTCGGCGGCGGCATCATCCCCAACGCCGACCTGCCGGAGCTGGAGCGGCTCGGGGTCGCCAAGATCTTCACGCCGGGCGCGACCACCCAGTCGATCGTCGAGTGGGTCCGGCAGAACGTCGCCCAGCCGGTCGCCTGA